A single region of the Pseudomonas granadensis genome encodes:
- the ccoS gene encoding cbb3-type cytochrome oxidase assembly protein CcoS: MPALYVMIPAALLIVAIAVYIFFWAVDSGQYDDLDGPAHSILFDDQDPNHTAAVDEANAGKPDGKAPPHA, encoded by the coding sequence ATGCCAGCTCTCTACGTGATGATTCCCGCTGCCTTGCTGATCGTCGCCATCGCCGTGTACATCTTCTTCTGGGCGGTGGACAGCGGCCAGTACGACGACCTCGACGGCCCGGCCCACAGCATCCTCTTTGACGATCAGGACCCCAACCACACCGCCGCGGTGGACGAAGCCAACGCCGGCAAACCGGACGGCAAGGCACCACCCCATGCTTGA
- a CDS encoding acyl-CoA dehydrogenase family protein, which produces MPAFQEYFDPSHQLVRDSVRRFVEREILPAVDQWEEAESFPRELYLKAGAAGILGIGYPEALGGSHAGDLFAKVAASEELMRCGSGGLVAGLGSLDIGLPPIVKWARPEVRDRVVPQVLGGEKISALAVTEPGGGSDVANLQTRAVRDGDCYRVSGSKTFITSGVRADFYTVAVRTGAPGFGGISLLLIEKGTPGFTVGRSLKKMGWWASDTAELFFDDCRVPVGNLIGAENMGFACIMGNFQSERLALALMANMTSQLALEQSLKWAREREAFGKPIGKFQVIKHRLAEMATALEVSREFTYRQAAKMAAGQSVIKEISMAKNFATDTSDRITTEAVQILGGLGYMRESLVERLYRDNRILSIGGGTREVMNEIISKQMGL; this is translated from the coding sequence ATGCCTGCCTTCCAGGAATACTTCGACCCCAGCCATCAATTGGTCCGCGACAGCGTCCGGCGATTTGTCGAGCGCGAGATTCTACCGGCGGTTGACCAATGGGAAGAAGCCGAAAGTTTCCCGCGTGAGCTGTACCTGAAGGCCGGCGCGGCGGGCATCCTTGGCATCGGTTATCCCGAAGCCCTCGGTGGTAGCCATGCGGGCGATCTGTTTGCCAAGGTCGCTGCCAGTGAGGAGTTGATGCGCTGCGGCTCTGGCGGGCTGGTGGCGGGGTTGGGTTCGCTGGACATCGGCTTGCCGCCGATCGTCAAATGGGCGCGGCCTGAAGTGCGTGATCGCGTGGTGCCGCAGGTCCTTGGCGGCGAGAAGATCAGCGCCCTGGCGGTGACCGAACCCGGCGGCGGTTCCGACGTTGCCAACCTGCAGACCCGCGCCGTGCGCGACGGCGATTGCTATCGCGTCAGTGGCAGCAAAACCTTTATTACCAGTGGCGTGCGCGCCGATTTCTACACCGTCGCAGTGCGCACCGGTGCACCGGGTTTCGGCGGTATTAGCCTGCTGCTGATCGAGAAGGGCACGCCGGGTTTCACCGTCGGCCGCTCGTTGAAGAAAATGGGCTGGTGGGCGTCGGACACCGCCGAGCTGTTCTTCGACGACTGCCGCGTACCTGTCGGCAACCTGATCGGCGCCGAGAACATGGGCTTCGCCTGCATCATGGGCAACTTCCAGAGCGAACGCCTGGCGCTGGCGCTGATGGCTAACATGACCTCGCAACTTGCGCTGGAGCAGAGCCTGAAATGGGCACGCGAGCGTGAGGCCTTTGGCAAACCGATCGGCAAGTTTCAAGTGATCAAGCATCGCCTCGCCGAAATGGCCACGGCGCTGGAAGTATCGCGGGAATTCACTTATCGGCAAGCGGCGAAGATGGCCGCGGGGCAGAGCGTGATCAAGGAAATTTCCATGGCGAAGAACTTTGCCACGGACACCTCAGACCGGATCACCACCGAAGCGGTGCAGATTCTCGGCGGGCTCGGTTACATGCGTGAAAGTCTGGTGGAGCGGCTGTATCGGGATAACCGCATACTGTCGATTGGCGGCGGGACGCGGGAAGTGATGAACGAGATCATCAGCAAGCAGATGGGGCTCTGA
- the fnr gene encoding fumarate/nitrate reduction transcriptional regulator Fnr, producing MSEPVKLRAHTQAHCKDCSLAPLCLPLSLNLEDMDALDEIVKRGRPLKKGEFLFRQGDTFDSVYAVRSGALKTFSLSDSGEEQLTGFHLPSELVGLSGMDTEKHPVSAQALETTSVCEIPFERLDELALQLPQLRRQLMRVMSREIRDDQQMMLLLSKKTADERIATFLVNLSARFRARGFSANQFRLSMSRNEIGNYLGLAVETVSRVFTRFQQNELIAAEGKEIHILDPIQLCALAGGSIEG from the coding sequence ATGTCCGAGCCAGTCAAACTGCGCGCTCACACCCAGGCCCATTGCAAGGATTGCAGCCTGGCCCCGCTGTGTCTGCCACTCTCGCTGAATCTGGAAGACATGGATGCGCTGGACGAAATCGTTAAACGCGGTCGCCCGTTGAAAAAGGGTGAATTCCTGTTCCGCCAGGGCGACACGTTCGATTCCGTTTATGCAGTACGCTCCGGCGCCCTCAAGACCTTCAGCCTCAGCGACAGCGGCGAAGAGCAATTGACCGGCTTTCACCTGCCGAGCGAACTGGTCGGCCTGTCCGGCATGGATACCGAGAAACATCCGGTGTCCGCCCAGGCACTGGAAACCACCTCGGTCTGCGAAATCCCTTTCGAACGTCTCGACGAACTGGCCCTGCAACTGCCCCAGCTGCGCCGTCAGCTGATGCGGGTGATGAGCCGGGAAATCCGCGACGACCAGCAAATGATGTTGCTGCTGTCGAAAAAAACCGCCGACGAGCGCATCGCCACGTTTCTGGTCAACCTGTCCGCACGCTTCCGCGCCCGCGGCTTTTCGGCCAACCAGTTCCGCCTGAGCATGTCGCGCAATGAAATCGGTAACTATCTGGGCCTGGCGGTGGAAACCGTATCGCGGGTGTTCACGCGTTTCCAGCAGAACGAGCTGATCGCCGCCGAGGGCAAGGAAATTCACATCCTCGACCCGATCCAGCTGTGCGCGCTGGCCGGCGGTTCGATCGAAGGCTGA
- a CDS encoding adenine phosphoribosyltransferase, with translation MVFDSFDIKSLIRPVIDFPKPGVIFRDITPLFQSPTALRLVMDSFAHRYVEADFTHIGAMDARGFLIGSVLAYQLNKPLVLFRKQGKLPADVLAEGYATEYGEAFLEVHADSLCEGDSVVMFDDLIATGGTLIAAANLIRRMGARVHEAAAIIDLPELQGSQRLQDMGIPTFCLTQFALTDK, from the coding sequence ATGGTCTTCGACTCCTTCGACATCAAATCCCTTATCCGCCCTGTGATCGACTTCCCGAAGCCGGGCGTGATCTTTCGCGACATCACCCCGCTGTTCCAGTCGCCGACCGCGCTGCGCCTGGTGATGGACAGCTTCGCCCACCGCTATGTCGAAGCCGACTTCACCCATATCGGTGCGATGGATGCCCGTGGTTTCCTGATCGGTTCGGTATTGGCCTATCAACTGAACAAGCCGCTGGTGCTGTTCCGCAAGCAAGGCAAACTGCCGGCGGACGTGCTCGCCGAAGGCTACGCCACCGAATACGGCGAGGCGTTTCTGGAAGTGCATGCCGACAGCCTGTGCGAAGGCGATTCGGTGGTGATGTTCGATGACCTGATCGCCACCGGCGGCACACTGATCGCCGCTGCCAACCTGATCCGCCGCATGGGCGCACGGGTGCATGAAGCCGCAGCGATCATCGACTTGCCGGAGCTGCAAGGCTCGCAGCGTCTGCAGGACATGGGCATTCCGACGTTCTGCCTGACGCAGTTTGCCTTGACCGATAAATAA
- a CDS encoding YbaB/EbfC family nucleoid-associated protein has translation MMKGGMAGLMKQAQQMQEKMAKMQEELANAEVIGKAGGDMVTVVMTGRHDVKKVWVDPKLVPGLDDFDKETLEDIIAAAVNDAVRQIEKNSQDKMGNMTAGMNLPAGMKLPF, from the coding sequence ATGATGAAAGGTGGCATGGCCGGCCTGATGAAGCAGGCGCAGCAGATGCAGGAAAAAATGGCCAAGATGCAGGAAGAACTGGCCAACGCCGAAGTCATCGGCAAGGCCGGCGGCGATATGGTCACCGTGGTGATGACCGGCCGTCATGACGTCAAAAAGGTATGGGTTGATCCGAAGTTGGTTCCAGGGTTGGACGATTTCGATAAAGAAACGCTGGAAGACATCATCGCAGCCGCCGTCAATGACGCCGTGCGTCAGATCGAAAAAAACAGCCAGGATAAAATGGGCAACATGACCGCCGGCATGAACCTGCCAGCGGGTATGAAACTGCCATTCTGA
- the recR gene encoding recombination mediator RecR codes for MSFSPLIRQLIDALRTLPGVGQKTAQRMALQMLERDRSGGVRLAQALSQAMEGVGHCRQCRTLTEDDLCPQCADNRRDDTLLCVVEGPMDVYAVEQTGFRGRYFVLKGHLSPLDGLGPEAIGIPQLMARIEEAGTFTEVILATNPTVEGEATAHYIAQLLQHKGLIASRIAHGVPLGGELELVDGGTLAHSFAGRKPISL; via the coding sequence ATGAGCTTCAGCCCTTTGATTCGCCAACTGATCGACGCCTTGCGCACCTTGCCCGGCGTCGGTCAGAAAACCGCCCAGCGCATGGCGTTGCAGATGCTCGAGCGCGATCGCAGCGGCGGTGTGCGTCTGGCCCAGGCGCTGAGTCAGGCCATGGAAGGCGTTGGTCACTGCCGGCAATGCCGCACGCTGACCGAAGACGATCTGTGCCCGCAATGCGCCGATAACCGCCGCGACGACACGCTGTTGTGCGTGGTGGAAGGGCCAATGGATGTTTACGCGGTCGAGCAGACCGGTTTCCGTGGGCGTTATTTCGTACTCAAGGGGCATTTGTCGCCGCTCGACGGGCTCGGGCCTGAGGCGATCGGCATTCCGCAGTTGATGGCGCGGATCGAAGAGGCGGGCACGTTTACCGAAGTCATCCTCGCGACCAACCCGACGGTGGAAGGTGAAGCGACCGCGCATTACATCGCGCAACTGTTGCAGCACAAAGGCCTGATCGCCTCGCGCATCGCTCACGGCGTGCCGTTGGGTGGTGAACTGGAACTGGTCGATGGCGGCACGCTGGCGCATTCGTTTGCCGGGCGTAAGCCGATTTCCCTCTGA
- a CDS encoding NADP-dependent oxidoreductase — MSDPLTLNQRFVLASRPTGAPTPENFRLEREALPDLEDGQVLLKTLYLSLDPYMRGRMSDAPSYAAPVQIGEVMTGGAVSRVEDSRHPKFHEGDLVVGATGWQSHSISDGRNIIPIPAGLPSPSMALGVLGMPGMTAYMGLMDIGQPREGETLVVAAASGAVGSVVGQVAKIKGLRVVGVAGGAEKCQYVVDELGFDACIDHKADDFAEQLAKACPEGIDIYFENVGGHVFDAVVPLLNPKARIPLCGLIAGYNASEAPKGPDRLPMLQRTLLTKRVRIQGFIVFDDYGDRQPEFISHMVPWVRDGKVKFREDVVEGLEQAPEAFIGLLEGRNFGKLVVKVAED, encoded by the coding sequence ATGTCCGACCCTCTCACCCTCAACCAACGCTTCGTCCTCGCCTCGCGCCCGACGGGTGCGCCGACGCCAGAGAATTTCCGTCTGGAGCGCGAAGCGTTGCCGGATCTCGAAGACGGTCAAGTGCTGCTGAAAACCCTGTACCTGTCGCTCGATCCGTACATGCGCGGGCGCATGAGTGATGCTCCGTCCTACGCCGCGCCAGTGCAGATTGGCGAAGTGATGACCGGCGGCGCGGTCAGCCGGGTCGAGGATTCGCGTCATCCGAAGTTCCACGAGGGCGATCTGGTGGTCGGCGCGACCGGTTGGCAAAGCCACAGCATCAGCGACGGCCGTAACATCATCCCGATCCCCGCTGGCCTGCCGAGTCCGTCGATGGCCCTCGGTGTGCTCGGCATGCCGGGAATGACCGCGTACATGGGTCTGATGGACATCGGCCAGCCGAGAGAAGGCGAGACCCTGGTGGTCGCCGCTGCTTCCGGTGCGGTCGGTTCGGTGGTCGGCCAGGTGGCGAAGATCAAAGGCCTGCGCGTGGTCGGTGTGGCCGGCGGTGCCGAGAAGTGCCAATACGTGGTCGATGAACTCGGTTTCGACGCGTGCATCGACCACAAGGCTGACGATTTCGCCGAGCAATTGGCCAAGGCGTGCCCCGAGGGCATCGATATTTATTTCGAGAACGTCGGCGGCCATGTTTTCGATGCGGTGGTGCCATTGCTCAATCCCAAGGCGCGGATTCCGTTGTGCGGCCTGATTGCCGGGTACAACGCCTCGGAAGCGCCGAAAGGCCCGGATCGCCTGCCAATGTTGCAACGCACGTTGCTGACCAAGCGCGTGCGCATTCAGGGCTTTATCGTCTTCGACGACTACGGTGACCGCCAGCCGGAATTCATCAGCCACATGGTGCCATGGGTGCGCGATGGCAAGGTCAAATTCCGCGAGGACGTGGTCGAAGGTCTGGAGCAGGCGCCCGAGGCGTTTATCGGTCTGCTGGAAGGGCGCAACTTCGGCAAACTGGTGGTGAAGGTCGCCGAGGACTGA
- the hemN gene encoding oxygen-independent coproporphyrinogen III oxidase: MLDAIRWDSDLIRRYDLAGPRYTSYPTAVQFHGQVGTFDLFHALRDSRKAQRPLSLYVHVPFCANICYYCACNKVITKDRGRAQPYLQRLEQEIQLIACHLDPAQKVEQLHFGGGTPTFLSHDELRQLMAHLRKHFNLLDDDSGDYGIEIDPREADWSTMGLLRELGFNRVSIGLQDLDPAVQRAVNRLQSLEETRAVIDAARTLQFRSINIDLIYGLPKQTPDNFSRTVDEVISLQPDRLSVFNYAHLPERFMPQRRINSSELPSPAQKLEMLQRSIEQLTAAGYRYIGMDHFALPDDELAIAQEEHTLQRNFQGYTTHGHCDLVGLGVSAISQIGDLYCQNSSDLNAYQNSLVSAQLATSRGLICNADDRLRRAVIQQLICNFELQFAEIEQQFNIDFQGYFGALWPQLQGMAEDGLLRLERECIEVLPAGRLLVRSVCMVFDAYLEQQNRQRFSRVI; encoded by the coding sequence ATGCTCGACGCCATTCGTTGGGACTCTGATCTGATCCGCCGTTACGATCTGGCGGGGCCGCGCTACACCTCGTACCCGACCGCCGTGCAATTTCACGGTCAGGTCGGCACCTTCGACCTGTTCCATGCCCTGCGCGACAGCCGCAAGGCGCAGCGGCCGTTGTCGCTGTATGTGCATGTGCCGTTCTGCGCGAACATTTGCTACTACTGCGCCTGCAACAAGGTCATCACCAAGGATCGCGGCCGCGCGCAGCCGTATCTGCAACGTCTCGAGCAGGAAATCCAGTTGATCGCCTGCCACCTCGACCCGGCGCAAAAAGTCGAGCAACTGCATTTCGGTGGCGGCACGCCGACCTTTCTCAGCCACGACGAACTGCGCCAACTGATGGCGCACCTGCGCAAGCATTTCAATCTGCTCGATGATGACTCCGGCGATTACGGCATCGAAATCGACCCGCGCGAGGCCGACTGGTCGACCATGGGCCTGCTGCGTGAACTGGGTTTCAACCGGGTCAGCATTGGCCTGCAAGACCTTGATCCGGCGGTACAGCGCGCGGTCAATCGCCTGCAAAGTCTGGAAGAGACGCGCGCGGTGATCGATGCGGCGCGAACCCTGCAATTTCGCTCGATCAATATTGACCTGATCTACGGCTTGCCGAAGCAGACGCCGGACAACTTTTCGCGCACTGTCGATGAAGTGATCAGCCTGCAACCGGATCGCCTCTCGGTGTTCAACTACGCGCATTTGCCGGAGCGCTTCATGCCGCAACGGCGGATCAACAGCAGTGAATTACCGAGCCCCGCGCAGAAGCTGGAGATGCTGCAGCGCAGCATCGAGCAACTGACCGCCGCCGGTTACCGCTACATCGGCATGGACCACTTCGCCCTGCCCGATGATGAACTGGCGATCGCTCAGGAAGAACACACCCTGCAACGCAATTTCCAGGGTTACACCACCCACGGCCATTGCGACCTGGTGGGTCTGGGCGTGTCGGCGATCAGCCAGATTGGCGATCTGTACTGCCAGAACAGCAGCGACCTCAACGCCTATCAGAACAGCCTCGTCAGCGCGCAACTGGCGACCAGTCGCGGCCTGATATGCAACGCCGACGATCGCTTGCGTCGCGCGGTGATTCAGCAGCTGATCTGCAATTTCGAACTCCAATTCGCTGAAATCGAGCAGCAGTTCAACATCGATTTTCAGGGCTATTTCGGAGCGCTGTGGCCGCAGTTGCAAGGCATGGCCGAAGATGGCCTGCTCAGACTCGAGCGCGAATGCATCGAGGTGTTGCCGGCTGGCCGATTGCTGGTGCGCTCGGTGTGCATGGTCTTCGATGCGTACCTGGAGCAGCAGAACCGCCAGCGTTTCTCGCGGGTGATCTAA
- a CDS encoding sulfite exporter TauE/SafE family protein produces MLELAPLLVSALILGLLGGGHCLGMCGGLMGALTLAIPKEQRSRRFRLLLAYNVGRILSYATAGLLIGLAGWAVANSPAALFMRVLAGLLLIAMGLYLAGWWSGLTRIEALGRGLWRFIQPVANRLLPVSSLPRALLLGALWGWLPCGLVYSTLLWSASQGNALDSALLMLAFGLGTWPVLLATGLAAERVTAILRKRSVRMAGGLLVILFGLWTLPGPHQHWLMGH; encoded by the coding sequence ATGCTTGAACTGGCGCCCCTGCTGGTCTCGGCGCTGATCCTCGGCCTGCTCGGTGGCGGCCATTGCCTGGGCATGTGCGGCGGTCTGATGGGCGCGCTGACCCTGGCGATCCCCAAGGAGCAACGCAGCCGGCGCTTTCGCCTGTTGCTGGCGTACAACGTCGGGCGGATTCTCAGTTACGCCACGGCGGGATTGCTCATTGGTCTGGCCGGCTGGGCCGTCGCCAATAGCCCGGCGGCGCTGTTCATGCGCGTGCTGGCGGGGCTGCTGCTGATCGCCATGGGTTTGTACCTGGCCGGTTGGTGGAGCGGGCTGACCCGTATCGAAGCGCTCGGGCGTGGTTTGTGGCGCTTCATTCAACCGGTGGCGAACCGTTTGCTTCCGGTGTCCAGTTTGCCGCGTGCCTTGCTGCTCGGTGCGCTGTGGGGCTGGCTGCCGTGCGGACTGGTTTACAGCACGTTGTTGTGGTCGGCGAGTCAAGGTAATGCGCTGGACAGTGCGCTTCTGATGCTTGCGTTTGGCCTCGGCACCTGGCCGGTGCTGCTGGCCACCGGGCTGGCGGCTGAACGGGTCACCGCGATCCTGCGCAAACGCAGCGTGCGCATGGCCGGCGGTTTGCTGGTGATTCTGTTTGGTTTGTGGACATTGCCCGGTCCGCATCAACATTGGCTTATGGGTCATTAA